A single genomic interval of Bos javanicus breed banteng chromosome 26, ARS-OSU_banteng_1.0, whole genome shotgun sequence harbors:
- the LOC133239179 gene encoding cytochrome P450 26A1: MGLPALLASALCTFVLPLLLFLAAIKLWDLYCVSSRDRSCALPLPPGTMGFPFFGETLQMVLQRRKFLQMKRRKYGFIYKTHLFGRPTVRVMGADNVRRILLGEHRLVSVHWPASVRTILGSGCLSNLHDSSHKQRKKVIMQAFSREALQCYVPVIAEEVGNYLEQWLSCGERGLLVYPQVKRLMFRIAMRILLGCESRLASGGEDEQQLVEAFEEMTRNLFSLPIDVPFSGLYRGLKARDLIHARIEENIRAKIRRLPAAEAGGGCKDALQLLIEHSWERGERLDMQALKQSSTELLFGGHETTASAATSLITYLGLYPHVLQKVREELKNKGLLCKGNQDNKLDVEILEQLKYIGCVIKETLRLNPPVPGGFRVALKTFELNGYQIPKGWNVIYSICDTHDVADIFTNKEEFNPDRFLLPHPEDASRFSFIPFGGGLRSCVGKEFAKILLKIFTVELARHCDWQLLNGPPTMKMSPTVYPVDDLPARFTRFQGEI; this comes from the exons ATGGGGCTCCCGGCACTGCTGGCCAGTGCGCTCTGCACCTTcgtgctgccgctgctgctctTCCTGGCCGCGATCAAGCTCTGGGACTTGTACTGCGTGAGCAGCCGGGACCGCAGCTGTGCCCTCCCTTTGCCTCCCGGAACGATGGGCTTCCCCTTCTTTGGggaaacactgcagatggtgctacAG CGAAGGAAGTTCCTGCAGATGAAGCGCAGGAAATACGGCTTCATCTACAAGACGCATCTGTTCGGGCGGCCCACGGTGCGGGTGATGGGAGCGGACAACGTGCGGCGCATTTTGCTCGGAGAGCACCGGCTGGTGTCGGTCCACTGGCCCGCGTCAGTGCGCACCATCCTGGGTTCTGGGTGCCTCTCTAACCTGCACGATTCCTCGCACAAGCAGCGCAagaag GTGATTATGCAGGCCTTCAGCCGCGAGGCGCTTCAGTGCTACGTGCCAGTGATCGCCGAAGAAGTGGGCAACTACTTGGAGCAATGGCTGAGCTGCGGCGAGCGCGGCCTCCTGGTCTACCCCCAGGTGAAGCGCCTTATGTTCCGCATTGCCATGCGCATCCTGCTGGGCTGCGAGTCCCGGCTGGCGAGCGGCGGGGAAGACGAGCAGCAGCTGGTAGAGGCCTTCGAGGAAATGACCCGCAATCTCTTCTCGTTGCCCATAGACGTGCCCTTCAGCGGACTGTACCGG GGCCTGAAGGCGCGCGACCTCATCCACGCGCGCATCGAGGAGAACATTCGCGCCAAGATCCGCAGGCTGCCGGCGGCGGAGGCGGGCGGGGGCTGCAAAGATGCCCTGCAGTTGTTGATCGAGCACTcttgggagagaggagagaggctggACATGCAG GCATTAAAGCAATCTTCAACAGAGCTTCTCTTTGGAGGGCATGAAACCACGGCCAGTGCAGCTACATCTCTGATCACTTACTTGGGGCTCTACCCACATGTTCTCCAGAAAGTTCGAGAGGAGCTGAAGAATAAG GGTTTACTTTGCAAAGGCAATCAAGACAACAAGTTGGATGTGGAAATTTTGGAACAGCTTAAGTACATTGGGTGTGTTATTAAAGAGACCCTTCGACTGAACCCCCCAGTTCCAGGAGGGTTTCGGGTTGCCCTTAAGACTTTTGAATTAAAT GGATACCAGATTCCCAAAGGCTGGAATGTAATCTACAGTATCTGCGATACTCATGATGTTGCTGATATCTTCACCAACAAGGAGGAATTTAATCCTGACCGCTTTCTGCTGCCTCACCCAGAGGATGCATCCAGGTTCAGCTTCATTCCATTTGGAGGAGGCCTTAGGAGCTGTGTAGGGAAAGAGTTTGCAAAAATTCTTCTCAAAATATTTACAGTGGAGCTGGCCAGGCATTGTGACTGGCAGCTTCTAAATGGACCTCCTACAATGAAAATGAGTCCCACTGTGTATCCTGTGGATGATCTCCCGGCCAGGTTCACCCGTTTCCAGGGGGAAATCTGA